AAGAATAAATAATCCCATATTTACATCGTTTGGTCATATTTTGGTTCCCGTTTTCCCCTCATCCAAATAAggatatggttttttttttttcatgaatttgaaGTTACTAACttgaaaaaatggaattttttgtcttgaaaatcagaaaaacgaaaataaagaaatgcaacGAGCACGAGTCAAACCGGCTTTGTCGACTGGAACAGCCCTTATGTTGCTCGTGGTCAAATGGGACTTTCTCGCGATTTATATATCCACCACATTACCAAACTCTTGAATtaccaactctctctctctcttctatggATCTTTTGGCAAAGCCATTCGACGGGAGCGTGAAGAGAtactggaggaggaggaaataCAGGCGGCTCGACGGTGACCGCAGCCGGCGCCTGCAGGTTGCTAGGCTCGGCGGCAACGCGGGCGGCCCTCGGAGGTCCTGGAAGATCAAGATCGCCCGGAAGCTGCGCTTAAGGACCATCTACTACTCCCCCTTCAAGATATTCGTGCGGCTGAGGGACACTTACATCAA
The window above is part of the Eucalyptus grandis isolate ANBG69807.140 chromosome 6, ASM1654582v1, whole genome shotgun sequence genome. Proteins encoded here:
- the LOC104449676 gene encoding uncharacterized protein LOC104449676; translated protein: MDLLAKPFDGSVKRYWRRRKYRRLDGDRSRRLQVARLGGNAGGPRRSWKIKIARKLRLRTIYYSPFKIFVRLRDTYINMMVRLAGKVGSLNTDSFFGGKQVPNPRKPRIVYSSEEVEARLVYEIYKALQASRELSNV